The genomic segment ATGGATGCTCTGGTACCACTCCAGGTCGGCGCCGCGCGTCAGCTTCGGCAGCTGGGACCAGACGGTGGCCACCCCGTCGCGGAAGAACTCGATGGTGCCGGCGATCTCCAGCGGCTGCGGCCGGTTGTTGAGCAGCCAGCGGGTGGCGCGCTCGACGAGGCGGCGCGAGTGCAGCCGGATCCGGGTCAGCACATCGGCGTCCACGACGTTGTCGAGCGCCTCGACGTCGTCCCAGATCGCGGAGAGTCCGAAGATCGCGCGGGCCGCGGTGTGCGCCCTGACGATCTCCTCGCCGGTCGCGCCGATCTCCTCGCGGAAACGGTGCAGGAAGGTCGTGCCACCGGTGTTGACGGTGTCGTTGACCAGCATCGTCGTGACGATCTCACGGTGCAGCGCGTGGTTCTCGATCTGCGTCTCGAACCGCTCGCGCAGCGGCTTCGGGAAGTAGTCGTGCAGCAGCGTGCGCAGGTACGGATCCTCCGGGAGGTCGGTGTGGATCAGCTCCTCCGCGACGGTGATCTTCGTGTACGCCATCAGCACGGACAGCTCGGGCTGGCTCAGCCCCTGCCCGTTGGCGAGCCGCTCGCGGATCTGCCGGTCGGTGGGGAGGAACTCCAGCGCCCGGTCGAGCCGGCCGTCGCGCACCAGCTTGCGCATGAAGCGCTGGTGGGCGTGGAGCAGGCTGGAGGCCTGCGCCATGCCGTTGCCGAGCGCGACGTTCTGCGCGTAGTTGTTGCGCAGCACCAGGCTGCCGACCTCGTCGGTCATCGCGGCGAGCAGCGTGTTGCGCTGCTTGACGGTCAGATCGCCCTCCGCGACCACGCTGTTGAGCAGGATCTTGATGTTGACCTCGTGGTCCGAGGCGTCCACGCCGGCGCTGTTGTCGATCGCGTCGGTGTTGATCCGGCCGCCGTTGAGGGCGAACTCGATACGGCCGAGCTGCGTCAGCCCCAGGTTGCCGCCCTCGCCGACGACCTTCGCCCGCAGGTCCACGCCGTCGACGCGGATCGCGTCGTTGGCCTTGTCGCCGACGTCGGTGTGCGATTCGGTCGAGGCCTTGACGTAGGTGCCGATGCCGCCGTTCCAGAGCAGGTCCACGGGGGCCTGCAGGATCGCCTTCATCAGCTCGGCGGGCGTCAGCTTGGCGACGTTCCCGTCGATGCCGAGCGCCTTGCGGACCTGGGCGGTGATCGGGATGGCCTTGGCGCTGCGGGGGTGGATGCCGCCGCCCGCCGAGATCAGCGAGCTGTCGTAGTCCGCCCACGAGGAGCGCGGCAGTTCGAACATCCGGCGCCGCTCGGCGTAGGAGACCGCCGCGTCCGGGGTCGGGTCCAGGAAGATGTGCCGGTGGTCGAAGGCGGCGATCAGCTGGATGTGCTCGCTGAGCAGCATCCCGTTGCCGAACACGTCGCCCGACATGTCGCCGACGCCGACGACCGTGAAGTCCTCGGACTGCGTGTTGTGGCCCATCTCGCGGAAGTGCCGCTTGACGGACTCCCAGGCGCCCTTGGCCGTGATGCCCATCTTCTTGTGGTCGTAGCCGACCGAGCCGCCGGAGGCGAACGCGTCGCCCAGCCAGAAGCCGTAGCTGACGGCGACCTCGTTGGCGATGTCGGAGAAGGACGCGGTGCCCTTGTCCGCCGCGACGACCAGGTACGTGTCGTCCTCGTCGTGCCGCACCACGCCGTTCGGCGGGACGACCTCGCCGCCCACCAGGTTGTCGGTGATGTCGAGCAGGCCGGAGATGAAGGTCTTGTACGAGGCGATGCCCTCGGCCAGCCACGCGTCACGGTCCACCGCCGGGTCGGGCAGCCGCTTGCCGACGAAGCCGCCCTTGGCGCCGACCGGCACGATCACGGTGTTCTTCACCATCTGCGCCTTGACCAGGCCCAGTACCTCGGTACGGAAGTCCTCGCGCCGGTCGGACCAGCGCAGGCCGCCGCGGGCGACCTTGCCGAAGCGCAGGTGGACACCCTCGACCCGCGGTGAGTACACCCAGATCTCGAACGCCGGGCGCGGTGCGGGCAGGTCCGGGATCTCCTGCGGGTCGAACTTCATCGACAGGTAGCTGTGCGGCTGCCCGTCGTCGCGGCGCTGGAAGTAGTTGGTGCGCAGCGTCGCCTTGATGAGGGTGAGGAAGGACCGCAGGATGCGGTCCTCGTCCAGCGAGGCGACCTGGTCGAGCGCGCCGTCGAGCTCCTCCAGGAGCCCGTCGGTCAGTTCCTTGCCGGCCCGCTGGTGGTCAGGGGACATCCGGGCCTGGAAGAGGTTCACCAGCAGCCGGGTGGTGTGGACGTTGTTGCGGAGGGTGTCCTCCATGTAGTCCTGGCTGAAGGTGGAGCCGGCCTGCCGCATGTACTTGGCGTAGGCGCGCAGCACCATGGCCTGGCGCCAGTTGAGGCCGGCGCGCAGCACCAGGGAGTTGAAGCCGTCGTTCTCCGCCTCGTCGGTCCAGGTGGCGGCGAACGTCTCCTGGAAGCGCTCGCGGGCGTCGTCGCCGAGATCGCCGAGGGAGGGGTCGAGCCGCAGGCCGAAGTCGTACACCCAGGCGCGGGTGTGGTCGGTGCGGCGCAGCTCGTAGGGGCGCTCGTCCACGACCTCGACGCCGAGCTTCTGCAGCACCGGCAGAACGGCGGAGAGCG from the Streptomyces sp. RKAG293 genome contains:
- a CDS encoding NAD-glutamate dehydrogenase, which produces MQTKLDEAKAELLARAARVAENSPAGGHPGQGLDAEALTAFLQRYYLHSAPEDLLDRDPVDVFGAALSHYRLAEVRPQGTANVRVHTPTVEENGWACSHTVVEVVTDDMPFLVDSVTNALSQADRAIHVVVHPQIVVRRDVTGKLLEIIGNGCSLHDNGGDPDNLPHDALTESWIHVEIDRETDRGDLKEITAELRGALSDVRESVEDWTKMREATLRIAEELAATPPPLPEQEVGEAWELMKWLADDHFTFLGYREYELTTDAGPDGSGEDVLSAIAGTGLGILRSDPQHGDDGTHPGSPSFNRLPVDARAKAREHKLLILTKANSRSTVHRPSYLDYVGVKKFDAEGNVIGERRFLGLFSSAAYTESVRRVPVIRRKVEEVLEGAGFTPDSHDGRDLLQILETYPRDELFQTPADELRSIVTSVLYLQERRRLRLFLRQDEYGRYYSALVYLPRDRYTTAVRLRLTNILQDELNGHSVDFTAWNTESVLSRLHFVVRVAPGTALNDLTEAEIDRIEARLVEAARSWADGFAEALTAECGEERAAELTRSYAQAFPDGYRADFTPRSAVADLQHIEQLKPEGDFTLSLYEPVGAAPGERRFKIYRTGAPVSLSAVLPVLQKLGVEVVDERPYELRRTDHTRAWVYDFGLRLDPSLGDLGDDARERFQETFAATWTDEAENDGFNSLVLRAGLNWRQAMVLRAYAKYMRQAGSTFSQDYMEDTLRNNVHTTRLLVNLFQARMSPDHQRAGKELTDGLLEELDGALDQVASLDEDRILRSFLTLIKATLRTNYFQRRDDGQPHSYLSMKFDPQEIPDLPAPRPAFEIWVYSPRVEGVHLRFGKVARGGLRWSDRREDFRTEVLGLVKAQMVKNTVIVPVGAKGGFVGKRLPDPAVDRDAWLAEGIASYKTFISGLLDITDNLVGGEVVPPNGVVRHDEDDTYLVVAADKGTASFSDIANEVAVSYGFWLGDAFASGGSVGYDHKKMGITAKGAWESVKRHFREMGHNTQSEDFTVVGVGDMSGDVFGNGMLLSEHIQLIAAFDHRHIFLDPTPDAAVSYAERRRMFELPRSSWADYDSSLISAGGGIHPRSAKAIPITAQVRKALGIDGNVAKLTPAELMKAILQAPVDLLWNGGIGTYVKASTESHTDVGDKANDAIRVDGVDLRAKVVGEGGNLGLTQLGRIEFALNGGRINTDAIDNSAGVDASDHEVNIKILLNSVVAEGDLTVKQRNTLLAAMTDEVGSLVLRNNYAQNVALGNGMAQASSLLHAHQRFMRKLVRDGRLDRALEFLPTDRQIRERLANGQGLSQPELSVLMAYTKITVAEELIHTDLPEDPYLRTLLHDYFPKPLRERFETQIENHALHREIVTTMLVNDTVNTGGTTFLHRFREEIGATGEEIVRAHTAARAIFGLSAIWDDVEALDNVVDADVLTRIRLHSRRLVERATRWLLNNRPQPLEIAGTIEFFRDGVATVWSQLPKLTRGADLEWYQSIHDELTGAGVPEELATRVAGFSSAFPALDIVDVADRTGKDPLEVAEVYYDLADRLQITKLLDRIIELPRADRWQSMARAAIREDLFAAHASLTADVLSAGNGTSNPEQRFQAWEEQNAALIGRARTTLEEIQGSEEFDLANLSVAMRTFRTLLRARR